The Haloarchaeobius amylolyticus genome window below encodes:
- a CDS encoding tRNA uridine(34) 5-carboxymethylaminomethyl modification radical SAM/GNAT enzyme Elp3 — protein sequence MSTETDPTESDAFAAVCEDLVEQILAGDLERDDVESAKLEACSRHSAPKVPKNSEILDHAPQERREELESVLMRKPVRTASGVSPVAIMTSPHMCPHGKCLYCPGGPASEFSSSQSYTGHEPAAARGVQNDYDPYGQVTLRLEQLREIGHPVDKVELILMGGTMTARSHDYQEWFVKRALEAMNDYDVDKQPEPAEGESFAQAPDEYDFEYLEDVIAENETADVRNIGTTFETKPDWCDPEQIDRMLDLGGTKVEVGVQTTYERINREMHRGHGAQASIEANQRLRDSAFKVGFHMMPGQPGMSREMCLEDFRRLFEDEKWRPDYLKIYPTLVVRGTLVYDSWHQGEYEPLDNETAAELVAEIKSMIPKYTRLQRVQRDIPADFIDAGVWKSNLRQLARKKMEDHGWTCDCIRCREVGMNDEVPDEVELDVMTYEAAGGTEHFISYEDPEKDLLVGFCRLRFPGDPVRRELQNAALVRELHVYGPMVEVGQQSHDWQHKGYGQKLLAKAEELAADAGYDKVSVISGIGAREYYRNKLGYHQDGPYVSKRL from the coding sequence ATGAGTACCGAGACGGACCCGACCGAGTCCGACGCGTTCGCGGCCGTCTGCGAGGACCTCGTCGAGCAGATCCTCGCGGGCGACCTCGAACGCGACGACGTGGAGTCGGCCAAGCTCGAGGCCTGTTCGCGACACTCCGCGCCGAAGGTCCCCAAGAACTCGGAGATTCTCGACCACGCGCCCCAGGAGCGCCGCGAGGAGCTGGAGTCCGTCCTCATGCGCAAGCCCGTCCGGACCGCCTCCGGCGTCTCTCCGGTGGCCATCATGACCTCGCCGCACATGTGCCCGCACGGGAAGTGCCTCTACTGCCCGGGCGGCCCGGCCAGCGAGTTCTCCAGTTCGCAGTCCTACACCGGCCACGAGCCCGCGGCGGCCCGCGGCGTCCAGAACGACTACGACCCGTACGGGCAGGTCACCCTGCGGCTCGAACAGCTCCGGGAGATCGGCCACCCCGTCGACAAGGTCGAACTCATCCTGATGGGCGGGACGATGACCGCCCGGAGCCACGACTACCAGGAGTGGTTCGTCAAGCGCGCGCTGGAGGCGATGAACGACTACGACGTGGACAAGCAGCCCGAACCCGCCGAGGGCGAGAGCTTCGCGCAAGCGCCCGACGAGTACGACTTCGAGTACCTGGAGGACGTCATCGCGGAGAACGAGACCGCCGACGTCCGCAACATCGGGACCACCTTCGAGACCAAGCCCGACTGGTGCGACCCCGAGCAGATAGACCGGATGCTCGACCTCGGCGGCACGAAGGTCGAGGTCGGCGTCCAGACAACCTACGAGCGCATCAACCGCGAGATGCACCGCGGCCACGGCGCCCAGGCCAGCATCGAGGCCAACCAGCGCCTCCGTGACTCGGCGTTCAAGGTCGGCTTCCACATGATGCCCGGCCAGCCCGGCATGTCCAGGGAGATGTGCCTGGAGGACTTCCGCCGGCTGTTCGAGGACGAGAAGTGGCGGCCAGATTATCTCAAAATCTACCCGACGCTGGTCGTCCGCGGCACCCTCGTCTACGACTCCTGGCACCAGGGCGAGTACGAACCCCTGGACAACGAGACGGCCGCCGAACTCGTCGCCGAGATCAAATCGATGATCCCGAAGTACACCCGGCTCCAGCGCGTCCAGCGCGACATCCCCGCGGACTTCATCGACGCCGGCGTCTGGAAGTCCAACCTCCGCCAGCTCGCCCGCAAGAAGATGGAGGACCACGGCTGGACCTGTGACTGCATCCGCTGTCGCGAGGTCGGCATGAACGACGAGGTGCCCGACGAGGTCGAACTCGACGTGATGACCTACGAGGCCGCCGGCGGCACCGAGCACTTCATCAGCTACGAGGACCCCGAGAAGGACCTCCTCGTCGGCTTCTGTCGCCTGCGCTTCCCTGGCGACCCCGTGCGACGGGAACTCCAGAACGCCGCGCTCGTCCGCGAACTCCACGTCTACGGCCCGATGGTCGAGGTCGGCCAGCAGAGCCACGACTGGCAGCACAAGGGCTACGGCCAGAAGCTACTCGCGAAGGCCGAGGAACTGGCGGCCGACGCCGGCTACGACAAGGTCAGCGTCATCTCCGGTATCGGTGCCCGGGAGTACTACCGGAACAAGCTCGGGTACCACCAGGATGGGCCGTACGTGAGCAAGCGGTTGTAG
- the rqcH gene encoding ribosome rescue protein RqcH has protein sequence MEPKRELTSVDLAALVSELNAYRGAKLDKAYLYGDDMLRLKMRDFERGRVELLLEVGDTKRAHVAAPSHVPDAPGRPPNFAMMLRNRLSGADFEGVEQFEFDRILEFSFSREDKDTKIIVELFGHGNVAVCDENYEVVDCLDTVRLKSRTVAPGSLYEFPESRLNPLTVDYDAFVAKMNESDTDVVRTLATQLNWGGLWGEELCQRAGVEKAMDIAEAGEAEYEAIYDAVQRLAQSLSSADLDPRIYYEEPEDDEGSRRVLDVTPVPLEERETLASDVYDTFNGACDDYFYELEVEDEEESGGKSGSNRPDFAEQIAKHERIIEQQEGAIEGFEQQAEAEREKAELLYSHYGLVDEVCSTIRAAREEEVPWDDIAAKFDQGAEQGIPEAEAVVSVDGAERTVTLDLDGTDVTVDVFEGVEKNADRLYTEAKRVEEKKEGALAAIEDTREELADIKERRDQWDAREEEDDDAGDEEDAETDWLALQSVPIRTDEKWFERFRWFHTSDGFLVIGGRNADQNEELVKKYLDKGDKVFHTQAHGAPVTVLKATDPSEPSRDVDFPESSIEEAAQFAVTYSSVWKDGVFAADVYAVDGDQVTKTPESGEYLEKGSFAIRRDRTYHNDTAVGCAVGIQCEPLTRVIGGPPSAIEDRTEVSARVEPGRFAQGDVAKRIYRGFREAFTDTSFVRKVASPDKIQHFLPPGGSRILEE, from the coding sequence ATGGAACCCAAGCGAGAGTTGACGAGCGTCGACCTCGCCGCCCTCGTCTCCGAGCTGAACGCCTACCGGGGCGCGAAGCTCGACAAGGCGTATCTCTACGGCGACGACATGCTCCGCCTGAAGATGCGCGACTTCGAGCGCGGCCGGGTCGAGTTGCTCCTGGAGGTGGGCGACACGAAACGCGCCCACGTCGCCGCGCCGAGTCACGTCCCCGACGCGCCCGGGCGGCCGCCGAACTTCGCGATGATGTTGCGCAACCGCCTCTCCGGCGCTGACTTCGAGGGCGTCGAGCAGTTCGAGTTCGACCGCATCCTCGAGTTCTCGTTCTCCCGCGAGGACAAGGACACGAAGATCATCGTCGAGCTGTTCGGCCACGGGAACGTCGCGGTCTGCGACGAGAACTACGAGGTCGTCGACTGCCTCGACACCGTCCGCCTCAAGTCGCGAACCGTCGCGCCGGGTTCGCTGTACGAGTTCCCGGAGTCGCGACTGAACCCGCTGACGGTGGACTACGACGCCTTCGTCGCGAAGATGAACGAGTCCGACACCGACGTGGTCCGGACGCTCGCCACCCAGCTCAACTGGGGCGGGCTCTGGGGCGAAGAGCTCTGCCAGCGCGCCGGCGTCGAGAAGGCGATGGATATCGCCGAGGCGGGCGAGGCCGAGTACGAGGCGATATACGACGCGGTCCAGCGCCTCGCGCAGTCGCTCTCGTCGGCCGACCTCGACCCCCGCATCTACTACGAGGAACCCGAGGACGACGAGGGCAGCCGCCGCGTCCTCGACGTGACGCCGGTCCCGCTGGAGGAGCGCGAGACGCTCGCCAGCGACGTCTACGACACGTTCAACGGCGCCTGTGACGACTACTTCTACGAGCTCGAGGTCGAGGACGAGGAGGAGTCCGGCGGCAAAAGCGGGTCGAACCGGCCGGACTTCGCCGAGCAGATCGCCAAGCACGAGCGCATCATCGAGCAGCAGGAGGGCGCCATCGAGGGCTTCGAGCAGCAGGCCGAGGCCGAGCGCGAGAAGGCCGAACTGCTGTACAGCCACTACGGACTGGTCGACGAGGTCTGTTCGACCATCCGGGCCGCCCGCGAGGAGGAGGTCCCGTGGGACGACATCGCCGCGAAGTTCGACCAGGGGGCCGAGCAGGGCATCCCCGAGGCCGAGGCCGTCGTCTCGGTCGACGGAGCGGAACGGACCGTCACGCTCGACCTCGACGGGACCGACGTCACCGTGGACGTGTTCGAGGGCGTCGAGAAGAACGCGGACCGGCTCTACACCGAGGCCAAGCGCGTCGAGGAGAAGAAAGAGGGCGCGCTGGCGGCCATCGAGGACACCCGCGAGGAACTCGCGGACATCAAGGAGCGCCGCGACCAGTGGGACGCCCGCGAGGAGGAAGACGACGACGCGGGCGACGAGGAGGACGCCGAGACCGACTGGCTCGCTCTGCAGTCGGTGCCCATCCGGACCGACGAGAAGTGGTTCGAGCGCTTCCGCTGGTTCCACACCAGCGACGGTTTCCTCGTCATCGGCGGGCGGAACGCCGACCAGAACGAGGAACTGGTCAAGAAGTACCTCGACAAGGGCGACAAGGTGTTCCACACGCAGGCCCACGGCGCGCCCGTCACCGTCCTGAAGGCGACCGACCCGAGCGAGCCGTCACGGGACGTCGACTTCCCCGAGTCGAGCATCGAGGAGGCCGCCCAGTTCGCGGTGACGTACTCCTCGGTCTGGAAGGACGGCGTCTTCGCCGCCGACGTGTACGCGGTCGACGGCGACCAGGTGACCAAGACGCCCGAGAGCGGCGAGTACCTCGAGAAGGGGTCGTTCGCCATCCGGCGCGACCGAACCTACCACAACGACACCGCGGTCGGCTGTGCGGTCGGCATCCAGTGCGAGCCCCTGACCCGGGTCATCGGCGGGCCGCCCTCGGCCATCGAGGACCGGACCGAGGTCAGTGCGCGGGTCGAACCCGGCCGGTTCGCACAGGGCGACGTGGCAAAGCGCATCTACCGGGGGTTCCGCGAGGCGTTCACGGACACGTCGTTCGTCAGGAAGGTGGCCAGCCCGGACAAGATACAGCACTTCCTCCCGCCGGGCGGGAGCCGCATCCTCGAGGAGTAG
- a CDS encoding DUF4870 domain-containing protein, with protein sequence MATDDLTADPISTADSTSEPTATSTSEKTSLGVDENVAGALAYVFGVVSGAIVFVLESENQFVRFHAAQSIVLSIAIFAASFALAMVNIVLGIVIGGLLGGLISLVLSLVGLVAGFGAFALWLYMLYKTYQGETVRVPVVAGIADSIA encoded by the coding sequence ATGGCAACCGACGACCTCACGGCAGACCCCATCAGCACTGCAGATTCGACCAGCGAGCCGACCGCGACATCGACCAGCGAGAAGACGAGCCTCGGCGTGGACGAGAACGTCGCCGGCGCGCTCGCCTACGTCTTCGGCGTCGTCTCCGGCGCCATCGTGTTCGTCCTCGAATCCGAGAACCAGTTCGTGCGGTTCCACGCCGCCCAGTCCATCGTCCTCTCCATCGCCATCTTCGCGGCGTCGTTCGCACTGGCGATGGTGAACATCGTCCTCGGTATCGTCATCGGTGGGCTCCTCGGCGGACTCATCTCGCTGGTGCTCTCGCTGGTCGGCCTCGTGGCAGGGTTCGGGGCGTTCGCGCTCTGGCTCTACATGCTTTACAAGACGTACCAGGGCGAGACGGTCCGGGTCCCGGTCGTCGCCGGCATCGCCGACAGCATCGCCTGA
- a CDS encoding DUF4013 domain-containing protein — protein sequence MLVDAFRYPFRGDDARTVWAALAGFGLAAALLARFAVGLYPTVVALVPALLAVVPVLLWAGYCHAVVATTIAGDADPPSLGSMRELGSDGARTAVLTVASLSIPTVVLLVTVQGVGSLSPSEVSGGGGALFVLGGTVTVCLALAIVYLFPGALAVLATDGSLAEALDPRGRLHVYRHSAYFLTWTVAFVVGGIGATLFGVVLANRGALGLFALVVSVYTSLVAARLTGAGYRRVVG from the coding sequence GTGCTCGTCGACGCGTTTCGTTACCCCTTCCGTGGCGACGACGCCCGGACCGTCTGGGCCGCACTCGCTGGCTTCGGCCTCGCGGCCGCCCTCCTCGCCCGGTTCGCGGTCGGCCTGTACCCGACCGTCGTCGCGCTGGTGCCGGCCCTGCTCGCCGTCGTTCCCGTCCTGCTCTGGGCCGGGTACTGCCACGCCGTGGTCGCCACGACCATCGCGGGCGACGCCGACCCGCCCAGCCTCGGCTCGATGCGGGAACTGGGGAGCGACGGTGCCCGGACCGCTGTCCTGACCGTCGCCAGCCTCTCGATTCCGACCGTCGTCCTGCTCGTGACGGTCCAGGGCGTCGGCTCGCTGTCCCCGAGCGAGGTCTCGGGGGGCGGCGGCGCCCTGTTCGTGCTCGGCGGCACCGTCACGGTCTGTCTCGCCCTCGCCATCGTCTACCTGTTTCCCGGCGCGCTGGCGGTCCTCGCGACCGATGGCTCCCTCGCCGAGGCACTCGACCCCCGCGGTCGCCTCCACGTCTACCGCCACAGCGCCTACTTCCTGACGTGGACCGTCGCGTTCGTCGTCGGTGGCATCGGCGCGACCCTCTTCGGCGTCGTGCTCGCCAACCGGGGCGCACTCGGCCTGTTCGCCCTCGTCGTCTCGGTGTACACCAGCCTGGTCGCCGCCCGGCTGACGGGCGCTGGCTACCGGCGCGTCGTCGGGTAG